A window of the Corynebacterium minutissimum genome harbors these coding sequences:
- a CDS encoding ABC transporter substrate-binding protein, which translates to MVAINRRAKAVLAIVSAVAIALTGCSRGSGDDSAGVAGADEPRVASLGLGDADTVLALGLTPVAVAPWGAKGDGDPSGVGPWAKELLGDAQPEVIYNTASGFTAEVLEQVTASDPTQIIAVNQAVDQEAKKSLEDIAPLTVKPEGFEDWQIPWDEQVKTIASAVDKEEEGEKLIDQAEGAFEQFKDSHPELQGKRAAILMPYGGKLGLYTAEDGRGQFIEDLGFEIPKELQGDGSSFFVDYAPENYSQLNNVDYLFVLDYNGAVDELKKDSTFQGLDVVTDGRVRYLDTDTGNAMSVPNPLTIPWAVNKFEEQL; encoded by the coding sequence ATGGTTGCCATCAACCGGCGCGCGAAAGCCGTGCTTGCGATTGTCTCGGCGGTAGCGATTGCTCTGACGGGCTGCTCACGTGGAAGCGGCGATGACAGCGCGGGCGTGGCCGGCGCAGACGAGCCCAGGGTTGCAAGCCTTGGGCTGGGAGATGCCGATACCGTGCTGGCGCTCGGACTTACTCCCGTTGCTGTGGCCCCCTGGGGTGCGAAAGGGGATGGTGATCCCTCCGGAGTTGGTCCATGGGCGAAGGAGCTTTTGGGAGATGCCCAGCCCGAGGTGATCTATAACACCGCCTCCGGTTTCACGGCCGAGGTTCTTGAGCAGGTCACTGCCTCGGACCCCACACAGATCATCGCCGTGAACCAGGCAGTGGACCAGGAGGCAAAGAAATCCCTCGAGGATATCGCCCCGCTGACCGTGAAGCCCGAAGGTTTCGAGGACTGGCAGATCCCCTGGGATGAGCAAGTCAAGACCATCGCCTCTGCCGTGGATAAGGAAGAGGAGGGGGAGAAGCTCATTGACCAAGCAGAGGGCGCCTTTGAGCAGTTCAAGGACTCCCACCCGGAGCTGCAGGGCAAGCGCGCAGCCATCCTCATGCCCTATGGCGGGAAGCTGGGCCTCTACACGGCAGAAGACGGCCGTGGCCAGTTCATCGAAGACCTCGGCTTTGAGATCCCCAAGGAACTGCAGGGTGATGGTTCCAGCTTCTTCGTGGACTATGCCCCGGAAAACTACTCCCAGCTCAACAATGTGGACTATCTGTTCGTCTTGGATTACAACGGTGCGGTCGATGAGCTGAAGAAGGATTCCACATTCCAAGGCCTGGACGTGGTCACGGATGGCCGTGTTCGCTACCTGGACACAGACACCGGCAATGCGATGAGCGTGCCGAACCCGCTGACGATCCCGTGGGCCGTCAACAAGTTCGAAGAGCAGCTCTAA
- a CDS encoding FecCD family ABC transporter permease — MLALPRKADAIHGAAGTHHDDKAATLDSRGRSRARLTTGLVIATLLLFLCSLVVGSRAIPLSDLFVALLHGGEADIENIVWDLRIPRTFVAYFAGAAIAVSGVIAQSWTRNPLADPGFIGITAGASFLVALGTALGVATSTGMRTALALVGAGLATALVLGVSRRFQDPLTLVLVGAGVAAALSSGAMLIGLYSTDVLDSMRRWTIGSTFGRGPEDVAIAGIGLLVGLIIAVRVARPLDLLAMGEESSVALGGSPSLTRRGAALSIVILAGCATAATGPVAFVGFAIPHLLRRLTGPEVAAMIAPAALLGGCSVLAADILGRLIAGPSELEMSIVVAFVGAPFLIWAVHRGEYKL, encoded by the coding sequence GTGCTCGCACTACCGAGGAAGGCTGACGCTATCCACGGTGCTGCGGGCACACACCACGACGACAAGGCGGCCACGCTGGACTCGCGGGGGAGAAGCCGCGCGCGGCTGACCACGGGACTCGTTATTGCGACCCTTCTCCTTTTCCTGTGCTCGCTGGTAGTGGGGTCAAGGGCTATCCCGTTGTCTGATCTGTTTGTTGCCCTCCTCCACGGGGGCGAAGCAGATATCGAGAACATCGTGTGGGATTTGCGTATCCCCCGCACGTTCGTGGCCTACTTCGCGGGAGCAGCAATCGCGGTATCGGGTGTCATCGCTCAGTCCTGGACTAGAAACCCCTTGGCTGATCCGGGCTTCATCGGTATCACCGCGGGAGCATCGTTCCTGGTTGCCCTCGGGACGGCGCTAGGTGTCGCCACCTCAACCGGGATGCGGACCGCGCTCGCCCTTGTAGGCGCCGGCCTGGCCACGGCATTAGTGCTGGGTGTATCTCGGCGGTTTCAGGATCCCTTGACGCTGGTCTTGGTCGGCGCAGGAGTTGCTGCTGCCTTGAGTTCTGGCGCCATGCTGATCGGCCTGTACTCCACGGATGTCCTCGACAGTATGCGTCGGTGGACCATCGGCTCCACGTTCGGGCGCGGCCCTGAGGATGTCGCCATCGCGGGTATCGGATTGCTCGTCGGGCTTATCATTGCCGTACGTGTGGCACGCCCGCTCGATCTTTTGGCAATGGGGGAGGAATCCTCGGTTGCCTTGGGTGGCTCGCCCTCGCTAACGCGGCGCGGAGCGGCCTTGAGCATCGTCATCTTAGCGGGCTGCGCTACCGCAGCGACGGGACCTGTTGCCTTCGTCGGGTTTGCCATTCCGCATCTGTTGCGCCGGCTTACGGGGCCAGAAGTCGCCGCAATGATCGCTCCTGCCGCATTACTCGGTGGTTGTTCCGTGCTCGCTGCGGATATTCTCGGCCGCCTCATCGCGGGCCCTTCAGAGTTGGAGATGTCCATCGTTGTGGCCTTTGTCGGCGCACCATTTCTCATCTGGGCCGTGCACCGAGGGGAGTACAAACTATGA
- a CDS encoding FecCD family ABC transporter permease, protein MSGRVKGDVVKHLRSQERQRRTWIWVATCFFVLVAASSYVLLLGQGPVGLSPGQVVEILNGGGSRSEIRVVWDLRMPVALATLIVGAALGLAGSWTQSMSRNPLASPDILGVTGGASVMVVIGTVLSRPLLAEGLSMFWWRAGLALLGAVLAAILLVALGGIGTSNRIVIVGIALSLLFHALVAYLLRAAEILRAAQSQLWLAGTTGFVRMDVIVPLLVGLMPFVVLGLWCARELPLLAHDDLSALSLGVNITRTRALLLVAATGICAVTVSVAGPIGFIALLAPHVGRIVARTPTPVPLVSGAAGAALLSVCAVIAGMLPMDAPVGAVSSIIGGCALVILVWNAARRRG, encoded by the coding sequence ATGAGTGGGCGGGTGAAGGGGGACGTCGTCAAGCATCTGCGTTCCCAAGAGCGGCAACGCCGGACATGGATATGGGTGGCCACCTGCTTCTTTGTTCTGGTCGCGGCAAGCTCCTATGTCCTCCTGTTGGGACAAGGCCCAGTGGGCTTGAGCCCGGGGCAGGTTGTGGAGATCCTCAACGGCGGGGGAAGCCGAAGCGAGATTCGTGTTGTCTGGGACCTGCGCATGCCCGTAGCGCTAGCGACCCTCATCGTGGGTGCCGCGCTCGGCTTGGCGGGCTCGTGGACGCAATCGATGTCGCGCAATCCACTGGCTTCGCCGGACATCCTTGGCGTGACTGGTGGCGCGTCCGTCATGGTGGTCATCGGAACGGTGCTCTCCCGGCCTCTCCTCGCTGAGGGGCTCTCCATGTTCTGGTGGCGGGCGGGACTTGCGCTGCTGGGCGCGGTGCTAGCAGCCATCCTGCTCGTAGCACTTGGGGGAATCGGTACGAGCAACCGCATTGTTATCGTCGGAATCGCGCTGTCGCTGCTGTTTCATGCACTGGTGGCGTATTTGTTGCGTGCAGCCGAGATCCTCCGTGCGGCGCAATCCCAGCTATGGCTGGCAGGAACGACAGGCTTTGTTCGGATGGACGTCATTGTTCCACTGCTCGTGGGGTTGATGCCTTTCGTGGTTCTCGGCCTGTGGTGTGCTCGGGAGCTACCACTCCTGGCACACGATGATCTTTCGGCCCTCTCCTTGGGGGTCAACATCACGCGCACACGTGCTCTCCTGTTGGTTGCGGCTACGGGCATTTGCGCGGTGACCGTTTCCGTGGCTGGGCCTATCGGCTTCATTGCGCTTCTGGCCCCGCATGTGGGGCGCATTGTTGCCCGGACGCCCACGCCTGTGCCGCTGGTCTCCGGCGCTGCCGGCGCTGCCTTGTTGAGTGTGTGCGCTGTCATTGCTGGAATGCTTCCGATGGACGCTCCAGTGGGTGCGGTGTCTTCCATTATTGGTGGGTGTGCCTTGGTCATCTTGGTGTGGAATGCCGCACGGCGGAGAGGATAA
- a CDS encoding ABC transporter ATP-binding protein: MNDREITATGIYAGYKDGEDILSGVDLVARPGEITTLIGPNGCGKSTLLKTLSKILRPRQGRVHIGEMDVHAMSAKEAATHVALLPQQPTAPDGLRVGELVARGRYPHLGRGRGLSAEDRDIIAQACVETGITDFIDRDIAALSGGQRQRVWLALALAQDTPVLLLDEPTTFLDPAHAISVLELVRAQADAGKTVVVVLHDLMLAGQYSDTMVVMNNGEVIAQGSPRQALTKEVLAAAYGIDVEIWDDPRSDAPVIVPRGVLRD; the protein is encoded by the coding sequence GTGAATGATAGAGAAATTACGGCTACCGGCATTTATGCCGGTTATAAGGACGGGGAAGACATCCTGTCCGGCGTTGACCTGGTAGCCCGCCCGGGAGAAATCACCACGCTCATTGGGCCTAACGGCTGCGGAAAGTCCACGTTGCTGAAGACCCTGTCTAAGATTCTTCGCCCGCGGCAGGGACGTGTGCATATCGGCGAGATGGACGTGCACGCCATGAGCGCGAAGGAAGCAGCTACCCACGTGGCCCTTCTCCCGCAGCAGCCGACGGCGCCGGACGGGCTGCGGGTGGGCGAACTCGTCGCGCGTGGGCGCTACCCGCACCTGGGCCGCGGCAGGGGCCTGTCCGCGGAAGACCGCGACATCATCGCGCAGGCCTGCGTGGAGACTGGTATTACTGACTTCATCGATCGGGATATTGCGGCGCTCTCGGGTGGCCAACGCCAGCGGGTATGGCTCGCGCTTGCCTTGGCTCAGGACACGCCAGTGCTGCTTCTCGACGAACCCACCACCTTCCTCGATCCAGCCCACGCAATCAGCGTGCTGGAGCTTGTGCGTGCACAAGCCGACGCCGGGAAAACGGTGGTCGTTGTGCTGCACGATCTCATGTTGGCCGGCCAGTACTCCGACACCATGGTGGTCATGAACAACGGCGAGGTCATCGCGCAGGGAAGTCCCCGGCAGGCGCTGACGAAAGAAGTGCTGGCAGCCGCCTATGGCATCGACGTCGAGATCTGGGATGACCCGCGAAGCGACGCCCCCGTCATCGTTCCGCGTGGGGTGCTCAGGGACTAG
- the rplJ gene encoding 50S ribosomal protein L10: MANPKNTADLAKLKEKLDGANSIVLTEYRGLTVGQLQELRNNLGFDVEYSVAKNTLFKIAANEAGIEGLDEHLTGPTAIAFIKGEAVDAAKVIKKFADDNKAFVVKGGYMDGNILSADQVAAIAELDNRETTLAKLAGAMKGSMAKAAAVFNAPATKMVRTAAALQDKKAAEA, encoded by the coding sequence ATGGCAAACCCGAAGAACACCGCAGACCTGGCAAAGCTGAAGGAGAAGCTCGATGGCGCTAACTCCATCGTGCTGACCGAGTACCGTGGTCTGACCGTGGGTCAGCTCCAGGAGCTGCGTAACAACCTCGGCTTTGACGTTGAGTACTCCGTCGCCAAGAACACCCTCTTCAAGATCGCTGCCAACGAAGCTGGCATCGAGGGTCTTGACGAGCACCTGACTGGCCCGACCGCTATCGCGTTCATCAAGGGCGAGGCAGTGGATGCCGCTAAGGTCATCAAGAAGTTTGCTGATGACAACAAGGCATTCGTCGTCAAGGGTGGCTACATGGACGGCAACATCCTGTCTGCCGACCAGGTTGCAGCCATCGCTGAGCTGGACAACCGCGAGACCACTCTCGCCAAGCTGGCTGGCGCCATGAAGGGTTCTATGGCAAAGGCTGCTGCCGTATTCAACGCTCCTGCTACCAAGATGGTCCGCACCGCTGCGGCCCTGCAGGACAAGAAGGCTGCAGAAGCTTAA
- the rplL gene encoding 50S ribosomal protein L7/L12: protein MAKLTKDELIEAFKEMTLIELSEFVKEFEEVFDVEAAAPVAAVAAGAPAAGGAAEEEKTEFDVVLTDAGAKKIGVIKAVREIVSGLGLKEAKEMVEGAPKAILEGASKDDAEAAKAKLEEAGASVELK, encoded by the coding sequence ATGGCTAAGCTCACCAAGGACGAGCTCATTGAAGCTTTCAAGGAAATGACCCTCATCGAGCTCTCCGAGTTCGTTAAGGAATTCGAGGAGGTCTTCGACGTTGAGGCCGCTGCTCCGGTTGCTGCCGTTGCTGCTGGTGCCCCGGCTGCCGGCGGTGCCGCTGAGGAAGAGAAGACCGAGTTCGACGTCGTTCTGACCGACGCTGGTGCTAAGAAGATCGGCGTTATTAAGGCTGTTCGCGAGATCGTCTCCGGCCTGGGCCTGAAGGAAGCCAAGGAAATGGTTGAGGGTGCTCCGAAGGCTATCCTCGAGGGCGCTTCCAAGGATGACGCTGAGGCTGCCAAGGCTAAGCTCGAAGAGGCTGGCGCTTCCGTCGAGCTCAAGTAA
- a CDS encoding DUF3068 domain-containing protein — translation MLPKSRIFSVLLLGLGVALIAAGLAASSFLSFSPRLPLDIKDTTWTMQDENATAQELSAEGVSQYEGPMTYQLNLDIQDPADKETATLRVGESAIRGGTGNVEDLSFARVWNYPVDRLSGEATGPAALSHTMGSPTAEVPVEGYWLKLPADAEQTTYPVFDPVLRKAADAVFEESLEIDGRTVYRYHQEIEPTNVATLYAGNTTTTLSNEDGSTEQGYLFHAATRDLFVDQATGLVVGMDVDIKDYWADREGNEREVQLAFQGATDEESRAELLQQAGRFPRSAVGQWVRWGGVGVGAVLVLLGALGAFRRPTNRHSR, via the coding sequence ATGCTGCCCAAGTCCCGCATCTTCTCCGTCCTCCTGCTCGGCCTCGGCGTTGCGTTGATCGCGGCCGGCCTGGCGGCGTCGAGCTTCTTGAGCTTTAGCCCGCGCCTGCCGCTGGACATCAAGGACACCACGTGGACGATGCAGGATGAGAACGCCACCGCGCAGGAGCTGTCCGCAGAGGGCGTCTCGCAGTACGAGGGGCCGATGACCTATCAGCTCAACCTGGACATCCAGGATCCGGCGGACAAGGAGACAGCAACGCTGCGAGTCGGCGAATCCGCCATCCGCGGTGGCACGGGCAACGTGGAAGACTTAAGCTTTGCGCGCGTGTGGAATTATCCCGTCGACCGCCTCAGCGGTGAGGCCACGGGCCCGGCAGCACTTTCTCATACCATGGGCTCGCCCACGGCGGAGGTTCCCGTTGAGGGCTACTGGTTAAAGCTTCCCGCCGATGCTGAGCAGACCACCTATCCGGTCTTCGACCCGGTGCTGCGCAAAGCAGCCGACGCCGTGTTCGAGGAGTCCCTCGAGATCGACGGCCGTACGGTCTACCGCTACCACCAGGAGATTGAACCCACCAACGTGGCTACCCTTTATGCCGGGAACACGACCACCACGCTGAGCAATGAGGATGGTTCCACCGAGCAGGGCTATCTTTTCCACGCTGCAACACGGGACCTCTTTGTGGACCAAGCCACCGGGCTCGTCGTGGGTATGGACGTCGATATCAAGGACTACTGGGCTGACCGTGAGGGCAACGAACGTGAGGTGCAGCTCGCGTTTCAGGGTGCAACTGATGAGGAGTCCCGCGCGGAGCTCCTTCAGCAGGCCGGGCGCTTCCCACGCAGTGCTGTGGGGCAGTGGGTACGCTGGGGCGGCGTTGGAGTCGGTGCCGTTCTGGTGTTGCTTGGGGCGCTGGGCGCTTTCCGACGTCCCACCAACCGCCACTCCCGCTAG
- a CDS encoding DNA-directed RNA polymerase subunit beta, producing the protein MAVSRQTKSVANIPGAPKRYSFAKISEPIAVPGLLDLQLDSYAWLIGTPEWREREQAERGDDARVTSGLEDILEELSPIQDYSGNMSLSLSEPRFEPVKNTVDECKEKDINYSAPLYVTAEFINNDTQEIKSQTVFIGDFPMMTDKGTFIVNGTERVIVSQLVRSPGVYFDQTIDKSTERPLHSVKVIPSRGAWLEFDVDKRDTVGVRIDRKRRQPVTVLLKALGWTEEQIKERFGFSELMMSTLESDGVANTDEALLEIYRKQRPGEQPTRDLAQALLDNSFFRAKRYDLAKVGRYKVNRKLGLGGDHDGLMTLTEEDIAVTLEYLVRLHAGEREMKAPNGEMISIHTDDIDHFGNRRLRTVGELIQNQVRVGLSRMERVVRERMTTQDAESITPTSLINVRPVSAAIREFFGTSQLSQFMDQNNSLSGLTHKRRLSALGPGGLSRERAGIEVRDVHASHYGRMCPIETPEGPNIGLIGSLASYARVNAFGFIETPYRKVVDGKVTDQVEYLTADEEDRYAIAQAEVEKDADGTLTADRIEVRLKDGDIGVTDASGVDYVDVSPRQMVSVATAMIPFLEHDDANRALMGANMQRQAVPLVRSEAPYVGTGMEQRAAYDAGDLIITPKAGVVENVTADLITIMDDEGQRDTYMLRKFERTNQNTNYNQTPLVSLGDRVEAGQVLADGPGTHNGEMSLGRNLLVAFMPWEGHNYEDAIILNQRIVEEDILTSIHIEEHEIDARDTKLGPEEITREIPNVSDDVLRDLDERGIVRIGADVRAGDILVGKVTPKGETELTPEERLLRAIFGEKAREVRDTSMKVPHGETGKVIGVSRFSREDDDDLAPGVNEMIRVYVAQKRKIQDGDKLAGRHGNKGVVGKILPPEDMPFMEDGTPVDIILNTHGVPRRMNIGQVLEVHLGWLAHAGWKIDTEDPANADLLKKLPEELYDVPPESLTATPVFDGATNEEISRLLASSKPNRDGDVMVDEHGKARLFDGRSGEPYMYPVSVGYMYMLKLHHLVDEKIHARSTGPYSMITQQPLGGKAQFGGQRFGEMEVWAMQAYGAAYTLQELLTIKSDDVVGRVKVYEAIVKGDNIPDPGIPESFKVLLKELQSLCLNVEVLSTDGTPMELSGSDDDELDGAPSLGINLSRDERSDADIA; encoded by the coding sequence TTGGCAGTCTCCCGCCAGACCAAGTCAGTGGCCAACATCCCTGGAGCCCCGAAGCGATACTCCTTCGCTAAAATCAGCGAGCCCATCGCTGTGCCGGGCCTCCTTGATCTACAACTCGATTCTTACGCGTGGCTCATCGGTACCCCCGAGTGGCGCGAACGCGAGCAGGCAGAGCGCGGCGACGACGCACGCGTGACGAGCGGCCTTGAGGATATCCTCGAGGAGCTTTCTCCGATTCAGGATTACTCGGGCAACATGTCCTTGTCCCTGTCGGAGCCTCGCTTCGAGCCGGTGAAGAACACCGTGGACGAGTGCAAAGAGAAGGACATCAACTACTCGGCGCCACTGTACGTCACCGCAGAATTTATTAATAACGATACCCAGGAGATTAAGTCCCAGACCGTCTTCATCGGCGATTTCCCGATGATGACCGATAAGGGCACCTTCATCGTCAACGGCACCGAGCGCGTTATTGTCTCGCAGCTCGTGCGTTCCCCGGGTGTCTACTTCGACCAGACCATCGACAAGTCCACCGAGCGCCCGCTGCACTCCGTGAAGGTTATTCCTTCCCGCGGTGCGTGGCTCGAGTTTGACGTCGATAAGCGCGACACCGTCGGCGTTCGTATCGACCGTAAGCGCCGCCAGCCGGTGACGGTTCTGCTCAAGGCCCTGGGATGGACCGAAGAGCAGATTAAGGAGCGCTTCGGCTTCTCCGAGCTCATGATGTCCACCCTCGAGTCCGATGGCGTGGCCAACACCGACGAGGCTCTCCTGGAGATCTACCGCAAGCAGCGCCCGGGCGAGCAGCCCACGCGTGACCTTGCGCAGGCCCTGCTGGATAACTCCTTCTTCCGCGCGAAGCGCTACGACCTGGCCAAGGTGGGCCGCTACAAGGTCAACCGCAAGCTCGGCTTGGGCGGTGACCACGATGGTCTGATGACCCTGACCGAGGAAGACATCGCTGTCACCCTCGAATACCTCGTGCGCCTGCACGCAGGTGAGCGTGAGATGAAGGCTCCGAACGGCGAGATGATCTCCATCCACACCGACGATATCGACCACTTCGGTAACCGTCGTCTCCGCACCGTGGGCGAGCTCATCCAGAACCAGGTCCGTGTGGGCCTGTCCCGTATGGAGCGCGTCGTGCGCGAGCGTATGACTACTCAGGATGCAGAGTCGATTACCCCGACCTCCCTGATTAACGTCCGCCCGGTTTCTGCTGCCATCCGAGAGTTCTTCGGTACCTCCCAGCTCTCGCAGTTCATGGACCAGAACAACTCCCTGTCTGGCCTGACCCACAAGCGCCGTCTGTCCGCGCTGGGCCCGGGCGGTCTGTCCCGTGAGCGCGCCGGCATTGAGGTGCGAGACGTCCACGCGTCGCACTACGGCCGTATGTGCCCGATTGAGACCCCTGAGGGTCCGAACATTGGTCTGATCGGTTCGCTGGCTTCCTACGCTCGCGTGAACGCCTTCGGCTTCATCGAGACCCCGTACCGCAAGGTTGTGGACGGCAAGGTCACCGACCAGGTGGAGTACCTCACCGCCGATGAAGAGGATCGCTACGCCATCGCCCAGGCCGAGGTGGAGAAGGATGCTGACGGCACCCTGACTGCTGACCGTATCGAGGTCCGCCTCAAGGACGGCGATATCGGCGTGACCGATGCCTCCGGTGTCGACTACGTTGACGTCTCCCCGCGTCAGATGGTTTCCGTGGCAACCGCCATGATTCCGTTCCTCGAGCACGACGATGCTAACCGTGCCCTCATGGGCGCGAACATGCAGCGTCAGGCCGTGCCGCTGGTGCGTTCCGAGGCCCCGTACGTAGGCACCGGTATGGAGCAGCGCGCTGCATACGACGCGGGTGACCTCATCATCACCCCGAAGGCGGGCGTGGTGGAGAACGTCACCGCGGACCTCATCACCATCATGGATGACGAGGGCCAGCGTGATACCTACATGCTGCGCAAGTTCGAGCGCACCAACCAGAACACCAACTACAACCAGACTCCGCTGGTGTCCTTGGGTGACCGTGTGGAGGCAGGCCAGGTGCTTGCCGACGGCCCCGGTACCCACAACGGTGAGATGTCCCTCGGCCGCAACCTGCTGGTTGCCTTCATGCCGTGGGAAGGCCACAACTACGAGGACGCCATCATTCTCAACCAGCGCATCGTGGAGGAAGACATCCTCACCTCGATTCACATCGAGGAGCACGAGATTGACGCTCGCGATACCAAGCTGGGCCCGGAGGAGATTACTCGCGAGATTCCGAACGTCTCCGATGACGTTCTGCGTGACCTTGACGAGCGCGGCATCGTCCGCATTGGTGCCGACGTCCGCGCCGGCGACATCCTGGTGGGTAAGGTCACACCGAAGGGTGAGACCGAGCTGACCCCGGAGGAGCGCCTGCTGCGCGCCATCTTCGGCGAGAAGGCTCGCGAGGTGCGCGATACCTCCATGAAGGTGCCGCACGGTGAGACCGGTAAGGTCATTGGTGTCTCCCGCTTCTCCCGCGAGGATGACGACGACCTGGCTCCGGGCGTCAACGAGATGATCCGCGTCTACGTGGCTCAGAAGCGCAAGATCCAGGACGGCGATAAGCTCGCCGGCCGCCACGGCAACAAGGGTGTTGTGGGCAAGATCCTGCCGCCGGAGGATATGCCGTTCATGGAGGATGGCACCCCGGTCGACATCATCCTCAACACCCACGGTGTGCCGCGTCGTATGAACATCGGTCAGGTTCTTGAGGTTCACCTCGGCTGGCTGGCGCACGCTGGTTGGAAGATCGATACCGAGGATCCGGCCAACGCCGATCTGCTGAAGAAGCTGCCGGAAGAGCTGTACGACGTCCCACCGGAGTCCCTTACCGCAACCCCGGTCTTCGACGGCGCTACCAACGAAGAGATCTCCCGCCTGCTGGCTTCCTCCAAGCCGAACCGCGATGGTGACGTCATGGTGGATGAGCACGGTAAGGCCCGCCTCTTCGACGGCCGCTCCGGCGAGCCGTACATGTACCCGGTATCCGTCGGCTACATGTACATGCTCAAGCTGCACCACTTGGTCGACGAGAAGATTCACGCTCGTTCCACCGGTCCGTACTCCATGATTACCCAGCAGCCGCTAGGTGGTAAGGCACAGTTCGGTGGCCAGCGCTTCGGTGAGATGGAGGTGTGGGCAATGCAGGCATATGGCGCTGCCTACACCCTGCAGGAGCTCCTGACCATCAAGTCCGATGACGTCGTCGGCCGTGTCAAGGTCTACGAGGCAATCGTCAAGGGCGATAACATCCCGGATCCGGGTATTCCGGAGTCCTTCAAGGTCCTCCTGAAGGAGCTGCAGTCCCTGTGCCTCAACGTGGAAGTTCTTTCCACCGATGGCACCCCGATGGAACTGTCCGGCTCCGATGATGACGAGTTGGATGGCGCCCCGTCCCTGGGTATTAACCTGTCCCGCGACGAGCGCTCCGACGCTGACATCGCCTAA